A single region of the Pyxidicoccus trucidator genome encodes:
- a CDS encoding helix-turn-helix domain-containing protein: MEKRLAASVGEAARSARMRTGLTQADVAERVGIAAEVYGRMERGKMMPSVPTLFRLCLALKLSADLGMGLVTAASVGAALWEDDSRDKDHLPEMRRLLRTLRRMSRGQLKLMNQVASAILPQR, from the coding sequence TTGGAGAAGCGCCTGGCGGCGAGTGTCGGAGAGGCGGCCCGTTCCGCGCGGATGCGCACGGGTCTGACGCAGGCGGACGTCGCCGAGCGCGTCGGCATCGCCGCCGAGGTGTACGGGCGCATGGAGCGCGGGAAGATGATGCCCAGCGTGCCGACCCTGTTCCGGCTGTGCCTGGCCCTGAAGCTGTCCGCGGACCTGGGGATGGGGCTCGTCACGGCGGCGTCCGTGGGGGCCGCGCTGTGGGAGGACGACTCCCGGGACAAGGACCACCTGCCGGAGATGCGCCGGCTGCTGCGGACACTGCGCCGCATGTCGCGCGGCCAGCTCAAGCTGATGAACCAGGTCGCCTCCGCCATCCTGCCTCAAAGGTGA
- a CDS encoding RNA ligase family protein codes for MRFRPYAKMSSAGEARAQPSPGGTWVALEKLHGAQLVVAVQGGQVHFGKRKAWLSDEDPFFGWQLLRVQLGDAARRMARTVGAEGDAVYLYGELLGGHYPHPDVPAVPGMTPVQTGIWYAPDLRWAPFDILVARSDEDEGVLLAHRDVEAAVHDAGLVPPPVVRRGTRADMEAAPTRAQTRFPALLGLPPIPDNVAEGLVIKSEQRATPSQRASFKRKIEEFNEARFDESEAWDPHQRLSLEALTGWAERLVNPARIASALSKWGRSDAAQVLDEVVLDVRVDLEQAFPLAYRALDAAGEDQLSARIRERAVPLVQQATGPSGR; via the coding sequence ATGCGCTTCCGCCCCTACGCCAAGATGTCCTCCGCCGGTGAGGCGCGAGCGCAGCCCAGCCCGGGCGGTACCTGGGTGGCGCTGGAGAAGCTCCACGGCGCCCAGCTCGTCGTCGCCGTCCAGGGCGGGCAGGTCCACTTCGGCAAGCGCAAGGCGTGGCTGTCCGACGAGGACCCCTTCTTCGGGTGGCAGTTGCTGCGCGTGCAGCTGGGGGATGCGGCCCGGCGGATGGCCCGCACGGTGGGGGCGGAGGGCGACGCCGTGTACCTCTATGGAGAGCTCCTCGGAGGCCACTACCCGCACCCGGACGTGCCCGCCGTGCCGGGGATGACGCCCGTGCAGACGGGCATCTGGTACGCGCCCGACTTGCGCTGGGCGCCCTTCGACATCCTGGTGGCCCGCTCGGACGAGGACGAGGGCGTGCTGCTCGCGCACCGCGATGTGGAGGCCGCGGTGCACGACGCCGGCCTGGTGCCCCCTCCTGTCGTCCGCCGGGGCACGCGCGCCGACATGGAGGCGGCGCCCACTCGCGCGCAGACCCGCTTCCCGGCGCTGCTCGGGCTGCCGCCCATCCCCGACAACGTGGCCGAGGGGCTGGTCATCAAGAGCGAGCAGCGCGCCACTCCCAGTCAGCGCGCCTCCTTCAAGCGGAAGATTGAGGAGTTCAACGAGGCCCGCTTCGACGAGAGCGAGGCGTGGGATCCACACCAGCGGCTGTCGCTGGAGGCGCTCACGGGCTGGGCGGAGCGGCTGGTGAACCCCGCGCGCATCGCCAGCGCGCTGTCCAAGTGGGGGCGGAGCGACGCCGCGCAGGTGCTCGACGAGGTGGTGCTGGACGTGCGGGTGGACCTGGAGCAGGCCTTTCCGCTGGCATATCGCGCGCTCGACGCCGCCGGCGAGGACCAGCTGTCCGCCCGCATCCGCGAGCGCGCCGTGCCGCTCGTGCAGCAGGCGACCGGGCCCTCCGGCCGGTGA
- a CDS encoding MYXO-CTERM sorting domain-containing protein, protein MIAPPSFVVVRGPLMRALGWLLLVALALLAVPSAFAGDEPQPEPDTIIQTGPPPFTTSTTADLTFTSKNVSEPEFWCALDNEMYAPCNDGTWHRANLAPGQHVFWVYVHDRRTQRTDESPANWEWVVEAPTPLDAGSPGGDGGVPGGDAGSPDDDGGSSGSDAGTGANDGGTPESDAGTGGNDGGSSGSDAGTGGNDGGSSGTDAGTGGNDGGSSGTDAGAGDNDGGTSEPDGGPGDNDGGTAEDDAGPGDTDGGSPGNEDGGTPGEDDGGTSGGEDSGTSGEDGGTSPGEDAGTGDSQDAGRPGPVPPGDERPPNALDYLGGGMGCTGAPAPGALAGLMLLVFALHRRRRR, encoded by the coding sequence ATGATTGCGCCTCCGAGTTTCGTCGTGGTGCGGGGGCCCCTGATGCGGGCGCTCGGGTGGCTGTTGCTGGTGGCGCTGGCGCTGCTGGCGGTGCCGTCCGCCTTCGCGGGAGACGAGCCACAGCCGGAGCCGGACACCATCATCCAAACGGGCCCTCCGCCCTTCACGACCTCCACCACGGCCGACCTCACCTTCACGTCGAAGAACGTATCGGAGCCCGAGTTCTGGTGCGCGCTGGACAACGAGATGTACGCGCCGTGCAACGACGGCACGTGGCATCGCGCGAACCTCGCTCCGGGACAGCACGTGTTCTGGGTGTACGTACATGACCGGCGTACGCAGCGGACGGACGAGTCGCCCGCGAACTGGGAGTGGGTGGTGGAGGCGCCGACTCCGCTCGACGCAGGCAGCCCGGGGGGTGACGGCGGTGTGCCGGGAGGAGACGCGGGCTCGCCGGATGACGACGGCGGCTCATCCGGGAGTGACGCGGGCACCGGCGCCAACGACGGCGGTACGCCGGAGAGCGATGCGGGCACTGGCGGCAATGACGGTGGCTCGTCCGGGAGTGACGCGGGCACTGGCGGCAATGATGGTGGCTCGTCCGGGACTGATGCGGGCACTGGCGGCAATGATGGTGGCTCGTCCGGGACTGATGCGGGCGCGGGTGACAACGACGGCGGTACGTCGGAGCCCGATGGCGGCCCGGGTGACAATGACGGCGGTACCGCGGAGGACGACGCGGGGCCGGGCGACACGGATGGTGGCTCACCCGGTAACGAGGACGGCGGCACGCCGGGCGAGGACGATGGCGGCACGTCCGGTGGAGAGGACAGCGGCACGTCAGGCGAGGACGGCGGCACTTCGCCCGGCGAGGACGCAGGCACAGGTGACTCGCAGGACGCGGGACGACCCGGCCCCGTGCCTCCCGGCGACGAGAGGCCACCGAATGCGCTGGACTACCTCGGCGGTGGAATGGGCTGCACGGGAGCACCCGCTCCAGGCGCCCTGGCCGGGCTGATGCTGCTGGTGTTCGCGCTGCATCGGCGGCGGCGACGCTGA
- a CDS encoding OmpA family protein — translation MLPLLLGTAAVAAEPPPLPAFDLERLTVTPTSRGTLLGSDGLLLEPGALRLAMVTHYQHHPLVMVRDGRRVGEVVRERALLHLAAALALHPRLEVGAAVPVLVGQGGMSLAGLGVGELRRAGLGTPLVRARVGLVRMADGALVDLAAEVDAGLPLGRREALLGDGHWSVTPRLAMGLRFDRMRVSLEAGTRLRERVQVGTHSVGSELPFALGVTNVDGALRGELSLRASAPLTGGALWSGEVLAGARYLVSERFEVFAMGGPGLGVAPGVPAFRLLAGVGFDPLWVKQAAPLPIPVVARAPEPEPERGGVREGLPGEGALAVVAMPPAADGAAPQEPEVAEVVDQDADTVADGVDNCPREPGPTSNQGCPESVRQVVYLTEKTLEITERIFFAFDRAEMLPRSYPLMDQVAKVLREHPELKQVVVEGHTDNIGGDAYNRRLSQARAESVCRQLERRGVEASRLRAVGRGPDAPADTNATATGRERNRRVEFHIVPAMPGSAGETTP, via the coding sequence GTGCTTCCGCTCCTCCTGGGCACCGCCGCCGTGGCCGCCGAGCCGCCGCCGCTGCCCGCCTTCGACCTCGAGCGCCTCACCGTGACGCCCACCTCGCGCGGCACGCTGCTGGGCTCGGACGGCCTGCTGCTGGAGCCGGGCGCGCTGCGGCTGGCGATGGTGACGCACTACCAGCACCACCCGCTGGTGATGGTGCGAGACGGGCGCCGCGTGGGCGAGGTGGTGCGCGAGCGCGCACTGCTGCACCTGGCGGCGGCGCTCGCCCTTCATCCGCGCCTGGAGGTGGGTGCGGCGGTGCCGGTGCTGGTGGGCCAGGGGGGCATGTCGCTGGCGGGGCTCGGCGTGGGCGAATTGCGGCGCGCGGGCCTGGGGACGCCGCTGGTGCGCGCGCGCGTGGGCCTGGTGCGCATGGCGGATGGCGCGCTGGTGGACCTGGCGGCGGAGGTGGACGCGGGCCTGCCGCTGGGACGGCGCGAGGCGCTGCTGGGGGACGGACACTGGAGCGTGACACCGCGCCTCGCGATGGGCCTGCGCTTCGACCGGATGCGGGTGTCGCTGGAGGCGGGCACGCGGCTGCGAGAGCGCGTGCAGGTGGGCACGCATTCGGTGGGCTCGGAGCTGCCCTTCGCCCTGGGGGTGACGAACGTGGACGGCGCGCTGCGAGGCGAGCTGAGCCTGCGCGCCTCCGCGCCGCTCACGGGTGGAGCCCTGTGGTCCGGCGAGGTGCTGGCCGGCGCGCGCTACCTCGTCAGCGAGCGCTTCGAGGTGTTCGCGATGGGAGGCCCCGGCCTGGGCGTGGCGCCCGGCGTGCCCGCGTTTCGTTTGCTGGCGGGCGTGGGCTTCGACCCGCTGTGGGTGAAGCAGGCGGCGCCCCTGCCCATCCCCGTGGTGGCGCGCGCGCCGGAGCCCGAGCCGGAGCGCGGCGGCGTACGCGAGGGACTGCCCGGTGAGGGCGCCCTGGCCGTGGTGGCGATGCCCCCGGCGGCAGATGGCGCGGCGCCGCAGGAGCCGGAAGTGGCGGAGGTGGTAGACCAGGACGCGGACACGGTGGCGGACGGCGTGGACAACTGCCCGCGCGAGCCGGGGCCGACCTCCAACCAGGGCTGCCCGGAGTCGGTGCGGCAGGTGGTGTACCTCACGGAGAAGACGCTCGAAATCACGGAGCGCATCTTCTTCGCCTTCGACCGCGCGGAGATGCTGCCGCGCTCGTACCCGCTGATGGACCAGGTGGCGAAGGTGCTGCGCGAGCACCCGGAGCTGAAGCAGGTGGTGGTGGAGGGGCACACGGACAACATCGGCGGGGATGCGTACAACCGCCGGCTGTCGCAGGCGCGCGCGGAGTCGGTGTGCCGGCAATTGGAGCGACGCGGCGTGGAGGCAAGCCGGCTGCGCGCGGTGGGCCGGGGACCGGATGCGCCCGCGGACACCAACGCCACCGCCACCGGACGCGAGCGCAACCGCCGCGTGGAGTTCCACATCGTCCCGGCCATGCCGGGCAGCGCAGGGGAGACCACGCCATGA